From a region of the Paenibacillus sp. FSL R10-2734 genome:
- a CDS encoding ABC transporter permease subunit: MNRLLKNKMYYLMLFPVIAWFIVFKYVPMYGVIIAFKDFNIMDGILKSAWADPWYGHFEVFFKSPYFSQLLGNTLIISLYKIVLGTIPSIILAILLYESRTTWLKRWVQTLSYMPHFLSWVIVFGIALAFFSETNGLANRWITEGGGTAIPFLNSTEWFRTMLVSTDIWKDLGWGAIVYLAAMSGIDASLYEAARIDGASRLRCIWHITLPGISTVVMLLLILKVGSVMDAGFDQIFIFYNVRVYSVGDIIDTWVYRTGLEQLNFSLAAAVGLFKSVIGMILVILTNQLSKKFGGGGIW; this comes from the coding sequence ATGAACAGATTATTAAAAAACAAAATGTATTATCTTATGCTTTTTCCGGTTATAGCATGGTTTATTGTATTTAAATATGTACCGATGTATGGCGTCATTATTGCTTTTAAAGATTTTAATATTATGGATGGAATATTGAAATCTGCTTGGGCGGATCCGTGGTATGGGCACTTCGAGGTGTTTTTCAAATCGCCTTATTTTTCACAATTGTTAGGGAATACACTGATTATCAGTTTATACAAAATAGTGCTTGGAACCATACCATCTATTATACTCGCTATTCTTCTATACGAATCTCGTACGACTTGGCTTAAACGTTGGGTACAGACACTTAGTTATATGCCACACTTCTTGTCATGGGTCATCGTTTTTGGTATTGCACTAGCTTTCTTTTCGGAGACGAATGGTTTAGCTAATCGTTGGATTACCGAGGGTGGAGGAACAGCTATACCGTTTTTAAATTCCACCGAATGGTTCAGGACGATGCTAGTTTCTACGGATATTTGGAAGGACCTCGGCTGGGGAGCCATTGTGTATCTTGCGGCTATGTCTGGAATCGATGCTAGCTTGTATGAGGCAGCGAGGATAGATGGTGCCAGTCGTTTACGCTGCATATGGCATATTACACTTCCAGGCATATCTACAGTTGTTATGCTGCTGCTTATTTTGAAAGTGGGTAGTGTTATGGATGCGGGCTTTGATCAAATCTTTATTTTCTATAACGTACGAGTGTACAGCGTGGGTGATATTATTGATACTTGGGTATACCGTACAGGCTTAGAACAACTGAATTTTAGTCTTGCTGCCGCAGTTGGTCTATTTAAATCGGTGATAGGCATGATTCTGGTCATACTTACGAATCAGTTGTCTAAAAAGTTCGGAGGTGGTGGCATATGGTAA
- a CDS encoding carbohydrate ABC transporter permease, translated as MVTMRGERTFSVVVNLILIIVGIISIFPILYVVSMSLTPYGEVVKNGGFLIIPRAISFDAYIHLLKGNELPRAMGVSVFLAVIGTAISLLLNLLGAFPLSRKDLQGRTVFLFLIVFTMLFGGGMIPTYLLVKSLGMLDTVWAMIIPGAVATFNLLIMKTFFEGLPEELFEAARIDGAGELKVLVTLVIPLSLPSMLTIGLFYMVGYWNSFFAALYYVTNPNLYPLQIVLRKMLMMSTSLESVMEQTLPTPTLQMAAVVLASAPMLIIYPFIQKHFTKGMLIGAIKG; from the coding sequence ATGGTAACGATGCGTGGTGAACGAACATTTTCGGTCGTAGTTAATCTAATATTAATTATAGTTGGTATCATATCTATATTTCCAATTTTGTATGTGGTGTCGATGTCATTAACACCTTATGGTGAGGTTGTTAAAAATGGAGGATTTTTGATCATTCCTCGTGCGATATCATTTGATGCATATATTCATTTATTGAAAGGAAATGAACTGCCGCGTGCAATGGGGGTTTCTGTTTTTCTGGCGGTCATTGGTACAGCGATAAGTTTGCTGCTGAATTTATTAGGAGCCTTTCCACTAAGTCGAAAAGATTTACAAGGTCGTACAGTTTTTCTCTTCCTTATCGTGTTTACGATGTTGTTTGGCGGCGGAATGATTCCTACTTATCTGCTTGTTAAGTCGTTAGGGATGTTGGATACAGTATGGGCAATGATCATTCCAGGGGCAGTGGCTACGTTTAATTTACTTATTATGAAAACGTTCTTTGAAGGACTTCCAGAAGAATTGTTTGAAGCAGCGCGGATCGACGGTGCCGGGGAGTTAAAAGTATTGGTTACTCTTGTCATTCCCTTATCCCTTCCATCGATGTTAACCATTGGTTTGTTTTACATGGTTGGTTACTGGAACAGCTTTTTTGCAGCATTATATTACGTTACGAATCCCAATTTGTATCCATTGCAAATTGTGCTTAGAAAAATGCTAATGATGAGCACCTCGTTAGAGAGTGTCATGGAACAAACTTTACCAACACCTACGTTACAGATGGCCGCTGTAGTTTTGGCTAGTGCGCCTATGCTCATTATTTATCCGTTTATTCAAAAGCATTTTACAAAAGGAATGTTAATAGGAGCGATTAAAGGTTAG
- a CDS encoding extracellular solute-binding protein: MKKKITLSLTAVVLVLSSLTACSSGGGAEPTVSPNGTSNQEKGSATSETKQPIKIEIVQDGTVQFPENDFIKKALLDKLNIDLTMTVEPTEYISKLNTRVAGGNFPDLMILDKNQAQKYSESGALLDFGPYMDKLPDYVSFLGKEELKKGLFQGEQYTLPKVAGKPTGTYWIRKDWLDALGLSMPTTIDELFKVAKAFTENDPDKNNKKDTFGITGTELNTFAPVFGAYGLANTGSHLIKDNKLSNALYDPAMKDALAEVKRFIDAGVVDPEFLSNKTNVAKDKAFQGKFGIIYEGWSGIVKADAKKVWKGANPNTEWEQLGALKGPSEKSYVSSVELVGWLQLLAVPKNMEKDPEKLNKILELINYVSSEEGNLLVSYGLKDEHYTIDNGKVTITDKGKAESGFTFVYQFTGRKDEKYLIAKFSDEAKYIEYELGLPRVGIVDGYVVPPTGFNKADADRFVKEEFSEFLYGKKSLDQYDQFLKTLEDTFQYKMYTESVETQVKELGLIK; the protein is encoded by the coding sequence TTGAAGAAAAAAATTACATTAAGCTTGACTGCAGTAGTATTGGTGCTTAGTTCATTAACCGCATGCTCAAGCGGAGGCGGAGCAGAGCCAACTGTAAGCCCTAATGGTACTTCTAATCAAGAAAAAGGAAGTGCAACTTCCGAGACTAAGCAACCGATAAAAATTGAAATTGTGCAGGATGGTACTGTACAATTCCCAGAAAATGATTTTATCAAGAAAGCTTTACTGGACAAACTCAATATAGATTTGACTATGACCGTTGAACCAACTGAATATATTTCTAAATTAAACACTCGTGTTGCAGGTGGTAATTTCCCTGATTTGATGATTTTGGACAAAAATCAGGCGCAAAAATATTCAGAATCTGGTGCATTACTTGATTTTGGACCATACATGGATAAATTGCCTGATTATGTTTCATTTCTTGGTAAAGAGGAATTGAAAAAGGGTTTATTCCAAGGTGAACAATATACGCTTCCTAAGGTTGCGGGCAAGCCTACGGGCACTTACTGGATTCGTAAAGATTGGTTGGATGCCTTGGGCTTGTCAATGCCTACAACCATTGATGAATTGTTTAAAGTAGCCAAAGCCTTTACGGAGAACGATCCAGATAAAAATAACAAGAAAGATACATTCGGTATAACGGGTACAGAACTCAATACATTCGCTCCTGTATTTGGAGCATATGGTTTGGCTAATACGGGTTCTCATCTTATAAAAGATAATAAATTATCAAATGCTTTGTATGATCCAGCTATGAAAGATGCATTGGCAGAAGTAAAGCGTTTCATTGATGCAGGAGTAGTAGACCCAGAATTTTTAAGCAACAAAACGAATGTAGCTAAGGATAAAGCGTTTCAGGGTAAGTTCGGAATTATTTATGAAGGTTGGAGCGGAATCGTGAAAGCGGATGCAAAAAAAGTGTGGAAAGGTGCGAATCCAAATACAGAATGGGAGCAATTAGGCGCTTTAAAGGGTCCTAGTGAGAAGTCTTATGTAAGCAGTGTAGAATTGGTTGGCTGGTTACAGCTGCTAGCAGTTCCGAAGAATATGGAAAAGGATCCAGAGAAGCTAAATAAAATCCTGGAGCTTATCAACTATGTTTCTTCAGAAGAAGGCAACTTGCTAGTAAGTTATGGGTTGAAGGATGAACATTATACGATAGACAATGGGAAAGTAACGATTACAGACAAAGGTAAGGCTGAAAGTGGATTTACTTTTGTATATCAGTTCACTGGTCGTAAGGATGAGAAGTACTTGATAGCAAAATTTAGTGATGAGGCAAAGTACATTGAATATGAGCTCGGATTGCCACGTGTAGGAATTGTAGATGGTTATGTAGTACCCCCAACGGGCTTTAATAAAGCGGACGCCGATCGATTTGTAAAGGAAGAATTCTCGGAATTTCTATACGGTAAAAAATCATTAGATCAGTATGATCAATTTTTGAAAACATTAGAAGATACATTCCAATACAAAATGTATACGGAATCTGTCGAGACACAAGTTAAGGAATTAGGGCTAATTAAATAG
- a CDS encoding cellulase N-terminal Ig-like domain-containing protein, which yields MITMNIWDDGCFIEGEWFRSKIRGHQEQDTIYSTEVGDRLWFSPTIELAGWYKLSVYHLEVNGKQQYEIYHQGRLSDATSEPVKGAEGWIGLGEFYFAGDGTECIVFVVGEECVRGTSIRLEPIASSSYGQLHSGHKVVNFPIGGIAVQRYFDIPGIILDESTSTYREEGEWQQGDLASYDKKHLARVAKKVDAVASWSVTVQDDGNYSVYCWMPYGNEVGARVKYTIRTMNGVWMVELEQEKHQRGGWVKLSTVQATGDTAISISMQTLEEGEAYAAAMKLAVTDVDADAPMNMLGGADTQTVAILVNQAGYDTGRPKRATVVNTPDGTRFEIKEELSKKMVFRGQVINQIADFSELNPEQMTRYVIEANGVISYSFTIANNWLQYVSVPPAVAFMNHARNDVWLPGLTSIAWRDSHQFSFELGSMVWMYMSNPSLYEAMPCQIYQLKQTMFESFRIQNEPDLIWLIKFGAERYYDIKANQGMELHPLIKEQLAFYVYLYPFIKQYVSEADYIRLRDFTINEWGLNSSHEMLKWYDIPGENYNLFEVQTAVGGIKGSFPPGHSILPNLLMYEVVKRDQLGGEDAYFRAAYQNCEYILEHIDISSPFYSKGQRMSEHIIMEGLAYFAECYPKEAPENLQAEIRRWAEAMIARSNNLWDMRMASAVTAGDEADNWTGAAFAQSIDPELTALMNEPGSEAGIQAAMFAAARVIREPAIVQRLKEIGVAGIDHMFGRNPYGRMYFYDAIRDIKGAHAGWFAKHEVAGNGRLGEVLGRIDASPKEAAYPFNPKADPGYVEGWVAFNTAWNSSIAYSAGEMIAITVNPQRARCGDQVTVRLKAPIYIDNNRVENARIIVTIHTITGSIKEELTLLEEGKDRSYFTNDYTIPHGTSRMEFSYGYGLFEKAVIVHVIDH from the coding sequence ATGATAACAATGAATATCTGGGATGATGGTTGTTTTATAGAGGGTGAATGGTTCCGTTCAAAGATTAGAGGACATCAGGAACAAGATACGATTTATTCGACCGAGGTAGGAGATCGACTTTGGTTTTCACCTACTATTGAACTAGCAGGCTGGTATAAGCTTTCAGTCTATCATTTGGAAGTAAACGGCAAGCAGCAGTATGAAATTTATCATCAAGGGCGACTTAGTGATGCAACAAGCGAACCAGTTAAAGGAGCTGAAGGCTGGATAGGGCTCGGTGAATTTTATTTTGCTGGTGACGGTACGGAATGTATTGTATTTGTAGTTGGGGAGGAATGTGTACGGGGTACATCTATTAGGCTAGAGCCTATTGCGAGCAGTAGTTATGGGCAACTTCATAGTGGTCATAAAGTTGTTAATTTCCCCATTGGAGGAATAGCGGTACAAAGATATTTTGATATTCCAGGTATTATTTTAGATGAAAGTACTTCGACCTATCGAGAAGAAGGAGAGTGGCAACAAGGAGATCTAGCAAGCTATGACAAGAAGCATCTGGCCAGAGTAGCCAAGAAGGTCGATGCGGTTGCTAGTTGGTCTGTGACAGTGCAGGATGATGGTAATTACTCAGTTTATTGCTGGATGCCTTATGGAAATGAAGTAGGGGCGAGGGTGAAGTATACGATTCGCACGATGAATGGAGTTTGGATGGTTGAGCTGGAGCAGGAAAAGCATCAACGCGGTGGCTGGGTTAAATTGTCCACTGTTCAGGCAACAGGAGATACGGCAATTTCGATTAGTATGCAAACCTTGGAAGAAGGAGAAGCTTATGCAGCTGCAATGAAACTTGCAGTTACAGATGTAGATGCGGATGCTCCAATGAATATGCTTGGCGGTGCGGATACGCAAACCGTTGCTATTTTAGTTAATCAAGCGGGCTATGATACAGGAAGGCCGAAACGAGCAACAGTTGTAAATACGCCTGATGGAACGCGATTTGAAATAAAAGAAGAACTTTCAAAAAAAATGGTGTTCAGAGGACAGGTTATTAATCAGATTGCTGACTTTTCTGAGTTGAACCCAGAGCAGATGACTAGATATGTAATTGAAGCCAATGGAGTCATATCCTATTCATTTACAATAGCGAATAATTGGCTACAGTATGTATCGGTTCCTCCTGCTGTTGCATTTATGAACCATGCCCGCAATGACGTCTGGTTACCGGGATTGACCAGTATTGCTTGGCGAGATAGTCATCAATTCTCTTTTGAATTAGGCTCTATGGTATGGATGTATATGTCGAATCCTTCCTTATACGAAGCGATGCCGTGTCAAATCTATCAATTGAAGCAGACGATGTTTGAATCCTTCAGGATTCAAAATGAGCCTGATTTAATATGGCTAATCAAATTTGGGGCAGAGCGTTACTATGATATTAAAGCCAATCAGGGAATGGAGCTGCATCCCTTAATTAAAGAACAGCTTGCATTCTACGTTTATTTATATCCATTCATTAAGCAGTATGTTTCTGAAGCCGATTATATCAGATTGAGGGATTTCACTATAAATGAATGGGGATTAAACAGCTCGCATGAAATGCTAAAGTGGTATGATATTCCCGGTGAAAATTATAATTTATTTGAGGTACAGACTGCTGTTGGCGGTATTAAAGGTTCGTTTCCGCCGGGTCATTCCATCTTGCCAAATTTGCTTATGTACGAGGTTGTTAAACGGGATCAATTGGGCGGAGAAGATGCATATTTCCGAGCAGCTTATCAAAATTGTGAATATATCTTAGAACATATAGATATTTCTAGTCCGTTCTATTCAAAAGGACAGCGAATGAGCGAGCATATTATCATGGAAGGTTTAGCTTATTTTGCAGAGTGTTATCCGAAGGAAGCTCCTGAAAATTTACAGGCTGAAATTAGGCGCTGGGCTGAAGCAATGATAGCTCGCTCTAATAATTTATGGGATATGCGCATGGCATCAGCCGTTACTGCTGGAGACGAGGCGGATAATTGGACAGGGGCTGCATTCGCTCAGTCAATCGATCCTGAGCTCACAGCATTAATGAATGAACCAGGCAGTGAGGCAGGTATTCAAGCAGCAATGTTTGCCGCTGCGCGGGTTATTCGGGAACCAGCTATTGTGCAAAGATTGAAAGAAATTGGCGTAGCAGGGATTGACCATATGTTTGGTCGTAATCCATATGGCAGGATGTACTTTTATGATGCCATTCGTGACATTAAAGGTGCTCATGCTGGATGGTTTGCAAAGCATGAGGTTGCAGGGAATGGAAGACTTGGGGAGGTGCTGGGTAGAATTGATGCTTCCCCGAAGGAAGCAGCCTATCCTTTTAATCCCAAAGCCGATCCTGGTTATGTAGAGGGCTGGGTTGCATTTAATACAGCTTGGAATAGCTCAATCGCGTACAGTGCCGGAGAGATGATCGCTATTACAGTAAACCCACAGCGTGCACGTTGCGGTGATCAAGTGACTGTTCGCTTAAAAGCGCCTATTTATATAGATAATAATAGGGTGGAAAATGCTAGAATCATAGTAACTATTCATACGATTACAGGCAGTATTAAAGAAGAGTTGACGCTTCTTGAGGAAGGAAAAGATCGTTCATATTTTACTAACGATTACACTATTCCACATGGGACAAGTCGAATGGAATTTTCATATGGCTATGGCTTGTTCGAGAAAGCGGTAATAGTACACGTTATAGATCATTGA
- a CDS encoding histidine kinase — MKEMFNVIRWSAQSSIYKLEADEAFLKALHTTDEMSQVDGEKNIQEKLAALKSAYLPDSVFTHYTVVTSRNNIYHSFTSKLDAEKTKELIGNFNEAIPEAGDVMLWQLQAHSDLYPEVFIGNSVLSLYSQKKMESGENIRIRASIDLEQWLSSTANSMQIIHNYYFLDSKGEYIAQNLSGPRIDDETIPKLLEYGKSSPEVYVSDKTGAYILNAIYVPTIQGYIVGQFPLEYFIGDINEIKHQAFLSLLLLFFLFAAISFLMLSGLTRPLQLLELKMKESAEKRLNIKLPEKRYRGEILSFIRSFNDMIDNINQLIGKVKQEERQKEANRFHMLLTQMNPHFLFNSLNTIKWNASNFGDETTAEMCRALGRILENSMNTETDLVFLKDELELLKAFVYIQTIRYDHRFDVLYEIASDVEYSLVPKFSLQPLVENAILHGLVHRKQDGQIKVSVFEHKRYLILEVMDNGIGIDKKQADLMTTKRKGIALNNLKERLALLYRVEGTLDIVPQSEGTLVRIKIPLLISVPYVQDGSSKEMDDRRKI, encoded by the coding sequence ATGAAAGAGATGTTTAATGTCATTCGTTGGTCTGCGCAAAGCTCAATTTACAAATTAGAGGCGGATGAAGCATTTTTAAAAGCATTGCATACAACGGATGAAATGTCGCAGGTTGATGGGGAAAAAAATATACAAGAGAAGCTTGCGGCTTTAAAAAGTGCCTATCTGCCAGACAGCGTGTTTACTCACTATACAGTAGTGACATCGAGGAATAATATTTATCACTCCTTTACTTCAAAGTTAGATGCCGAAAAGACAAAGGAGTTGATTGGGAATTTTAACGAAGCCATACCAGAAGCTGGAGATGTAATGTTGTGGCAATTGCAAGCGCACTCCGATCTCTATCCCGAGGTCTTTATTGGAAATAGTGTATTGTCTTTGTACTCACAGAAAAAAATGGAGAGTGGAGAAAACATCCGTATACGTGCAAGCATAGATCTTGAACAATGGTTATCGAGCACAGCGAATAGTATGCAAATTATACATAATTATTATTTTTTAGATAGTAAAGGGGAATATATCGCTCAAAACCTATCTGGCCCACGGATAGATGATGAAACGATTCCCAAACTATTGGAGTATGGAAAAAGTTCACCAGAAGTCTATGTAAGCGATAAAACAGGAGCATATATCTTGAATGCCATATATGTGCCAACCATTCAAGGCTATATTGTGGGTCAGTTTCCTTTAGAATATTTTATTGGGGACATTAATGAAATTAAGCATCAGGCCTTCCTGTCGCTGCTTCTGCTCTTTTTCCTTTTTGCTGCAATCTCTTTTTTAATGCTATCTGGATTGACTAGACCACTGCAATTGTTAGAGCTCAAAATGAAAGAGTCGGCAGAAAAACGGCTAAATATTAAATTGCCTGAGAAGCGTTATCGTGGGGAAATTCTTTCATTTATTCGTAGTTTTAACGATATGATAGACAATATTAATCAGTTAATTGGGAAAGTGAAGCAGGAAGAACGACAGAAGGAAGCTAATCGATTTCATATGCTATTGACGCAGATGAATCCTCATTTTCTATTCAATTCTTTAAATACAATTAAGTGGAATGCTAGTAATTTTGGTGATGAGACGACAGCGGAGATGTGCCGTGCTTTAGGTAGAATTCTAGAAAATAGTATGAATACAGAGACGGATCTTGTTTTTTTGAAGGATGAGCTTGAGCTGTTGAAAGCATTTGTCTATATTCAAACGATTCGTTACGATCACCGGTTTGACGTTCTTTATGAAATTGCTTCTGATGTTGAGTACTCTCTTGTACCAAAATTCAGTTTACAGCCTCTAGTTGAGAATGCGATATTGCATGGTTTGGTTCATCGGAAGCAAGATGGACAAATAAAAGTCAGTGTATTCGAGCATAAAAGATATTTAATATTGGAAGTAATGGATAATGGTATTGGTATAGATAAGAAGCAAGCAGACTTGATGACGACAAAACGTAAAGGTATCGCTCTTAATAATTTGAAAGAACGTTTGGCTTTATTATATAGAGTAGAAGGCACATTAGATATCGTTCCGCAAAGTGAAGGAACACTTGTACGAATTAAAATTCCATTACTCATTTCTGTTCCATATGTACAAGATGGTTCTTCTAAAGAAATGGATGATCGGAGGAAAATATAA
- a CDS encoding response regulator, with product MWNILLVEDEPFVRRSVRQSIPWEQLGFQVIAEAEDGYEAWDYMQAQPIDLVISDIVMPFMDGVALLKQAKEHGHSAHFIMLTCLNEFEMARQAIQHGAVGYILKLSMEREELESNLFKVRKLLSEKRRQHLLYLLTVYYKDLWSQLLGKREEAEQHLDEEIVAQIPAYVRIYARPAGCEPLTIQQVEALYDPADYDFLYVQQFKVWGYQFVFVWQDKELERQQSLAMNDSEPVLVTALVAKEKLLEQWEQILHQLNQYWYRSTNISQSEAGPRWTFSWKEERQVLKLMEAMEWEEGKALLCSIWTRMAAERKQAVLVKETAARLDKAFARMTEKEETETKQWEQASSHEEILEIIIRRVDYYAKYQVKHVVSDHPEISRIIDYVFSHLNQELTLKGMAQYVSMNEQYLSGLFKKETGESFITYVQRLRIEQAQFYLRETEQSISDICQRVGFAHKNYFLKLFREQTSYSPSEYRLEHRR from the coding sequence ATGTGGAATATTTTACTTGTTGAAGATGAGCCTTTTGTACGTCGCTCTGTTCGTCAGTCCATTCCATGGGAACAATTAGGATTCCAAGTTATTGCTGAGGCAGAAGACGGCTATGAGGCATGGGATTATATGCAAGCTCAGCCGATTGATCTTGTGATTTCAGATATAGTGATGCCATTTATGGATGGGGTAGCGTTACTGAAGCAAGCGAAGGAGCATGGTCATTCTGCACATTTTATTATGCTGACGTGTCTAAATGAGTTTGAGATGGCGAGACAGGCTATTCAACATGGAGCGGTCGGTTATATTTTGAAGTTGTCGATGGAACGCGAAGAATTGGAAAGTAATTTATTTAAAGTTAGAAAGCTGTTGTCCGAAAAAAGAAGACAGCATTTGTTGTATTTATTAACGGTATATTATAAGGATTTATGGTCGCAATTATTGGGCAAGAGGGAAGAAGCGGAACAGCATTTGGATGAAGAGATTGTGGCGCAGATACCTGCCTATGTTCGCATCTATGCTAGACCGGCTGGCTGCGAGCCATTAACCATACAACAGGTTGAAGCGCTATACGATCCGGCTGATTACGATTTTTTATATGTTCAGCAATTTAAAGTCTGGGGTTATCAGTTTGTTTTTGTCTGGCAGGACAAGGAGCTGGAACGACAGCAATCACTTGCTATGAATGATAGCGAACCTGTATTAGTGACAGCTTTGGTTGCTAAAGAGAAGTTATTGGAGCAGTGGGAACAGATATTGCATCAGTTGAATCAATATTGGTACCGGTCGACAAACATTTCACAATCAGAAGCAGGGCCACGTTGGACATTTTCATGGAAAGAAGAAAGACAGGTATTGAAACTTATGGAAGCGATGGAATGGGAGGAAGGGAAGGCTTTGCTGTGCTCCATTTGGACGAGAATGGCTGCTGAACGGAAGCAAGCGGTACTGGTGAAGGAAACAGCAGCTCGGCTTGATAAAGCATTTGCCCGAATGACGGAGAAGGAAGAAACTGAAACTAAACAATGGGAACAAGCCTCTAGTCACGAAGAGATATTGGAGATTATTATCCGAAGAGTTGATTATTATGCCAAATATCAAGTGAAGCATGTTGTGAGTGATCATCCAGAGATTAGTCGGATTATTGATTACGTGTTTAGTCATTTGAATCAAGAGCTCACCTTGAAAGGAATGGCCCAATATGTAAGCATGAATGAACAATATTTGAGCGGTTTATTTAAAAAAGAGACAGGGGAGTCCTTCATAACTTATGTGCAGCGTCTTCGTATTGAGCAAGCTCAGTTTTATTTAAGAGAGACGGAGCAAAGCATTTCAGATATTTGCCAACGTGTTGGATTTGCTCATAAAAATTATTTTCTGAAATTATTTCGCGAACAAACCAGTTATTCGCCATCTGAATATCGGTTGGAGCATAGAAGATGA